In Dictyoglomus sp. NZ13-RE01, the sequence CATCAACTATAAGAAGAATATCTTTTTCTTTGACAATCGGAGCTAATTCCCTAAGATTTAAAGTAACTCCGGTGGAGGTCTCATTATGAGTTAAGAAAACACCCTTTACATCAGGATTCTCTTTTATAACTTTTTCCAATTCTTCTGGTTCTATGCCTTTCCCTGCAGGAGTTTTAATACTAACAACATTAAGTCCAAAAGCATTGCAAATCTTTGCATATCTTTCTCCAAAAACGCCACATACACCAACTATTACTTTGTCCCCTGGAGAGAAAAAGTTAACAATAGATGCTTCCATGGCTCCTGTTCCAGAGGATGTAAAGATAAAAACATCATTATTTGTTTGAAAAACTTTTTTTAAAAGTTCTGTAGATTCCAACAAAGCTTTGGAAAATTCCTGCCCTCTATGATTTACCATTTCTCTTGCCATTTCCCTTAAAACATCATTGGGAACAGGTGTAGGACCAGGTATCATTAAATACATCTTGGGCATATTTATTTACCTCCCTCTATACATTTTGCTTAACTCATAATATAAACTTACATTTCTCTTTATATCTTCAAGCTCTTCTTCTCTAACTTGACGCACTACAGCCCCAGGAACCCCTAAAACTAAAGAATTCTTAGGAATTTTTTTGCCTTGTGGAACCAATGCTCCTGCTCCAATAATGCATCCATCCTCGATCTCTGCACCATCTAAAATAACTGCCCTCATTCCAATCAAACAATTATTACCAATCTTACACCCATGGAGAACTGCTGAGTGTCCTACAACAACACCTTCTCCCACTTCCACTGGATAACCCTTATCTACATGGATAATGACTCCCTCTTGAATGTTTGTAAAGGCACGAATATGGATTTTATCTAAATCTCCTCTCAAAACTGCAAAAGACCAAACACTTACCCCCTTTTCTAAGATAACCTCACCTATAATAACGGATTCCTCTGAAATATACGTGTCTTCAGAGATTATAGGTTTTTTACCATTAAATTCCTTTATCACTAAATTTCCGCTCCTTCCCTAAAAAAATAAAGGGGACTACACCTTATATAAGGCTAATCCCTTTTCTCCATTGAAAAATTCCTCTTAAGACTATATTCTATATAAATAATAGATAGCTTGCAATATTTTAATAAAAATTTAACATCTAAGAAGGAGGTTTAATATGTTAGAGAATAAGAAAATAGCTATTTTTAACGTGGCAAACAAAAAAAGTATAGCTTGGGCTATTGCTCAATCTGTTTT encodes:
- a CDS encoding gamma carbonic anhydrase family protein, encoding MIKEFNGKKPIISEDTYISEESVIIGEVILEKGVSVWSFAVLRGDLDKIHIRAFTNIQEGVIIHVDKGYPVEVGEGVVVGHSAVLHGCKIGNNCLIGMRAVILDGAEIEDGCIIGAGALVPQGKKIPKNSLVLGVPGAVVRQVREEELEDIKRNVSLYYELSKMYRGR